A genomic segment from Ochotona princeps isolate mOchPri1 chromosome 11, mOchPri1.hap1, whole genome shotgun sequence encodes:
- the DKK4 gene encoding dickkopf-related protein 4 produces MVALVLLALGWLCTPLGALVLDFNDIRSSADGQGARQGSQCLSDKDCGSRKFCLQPRDEKPFCATCRGLRKRCQRTTMCCPGMLCVNDVCTTAQDVATGLERQTEDQGGTDTRGATEHPIAESQPKRKLNIKRSQGGKGQEGESCLRTSDCGPGLCCARHFWTKICKPVLQEGQVCSRRGQKETGQAPEIFQRCDCGPGLLCQSQAASRRQHTRLRVCQKHR; encoded by the exons ATGGTGGCTCTGGTCCTGCTAGCGCTCGGCTGGCTCTGCACACCACTGGGGGCCCTGGTGCTGGACTTCAACGACATCAGAAGCTCCGCCGACGGGCAGGGGGCGCGCCAG GGCTCACAGTGCCTATCTGACAAGGACTGTGGTTCCAGAaagttctgcctccagccacgTGATGAGAAGCCTTTCTGTGCCACGTGTCGAGGACTGCGGAAGAGGTGCCAGCGAACCACCATGTGCTGCCCAGGGATGCTCTGTGTGAACG ATGTTTGTACCACAGCACAAGACGTGGCCACTGGACTGGAAAGACAAACCGAGGACCAGGGCGGCACAGATACAAGAGGGGCGACAGAGCATCCGATCGCTGAGAGCCAGCCCAAAAGGAAGTTGAACATTAAGAGATCACAGGGCGGCAAGG GACAAGAAGGCGAGAGTTGCCTCAGAACTTCTGACTGTGGGCCTGGCCTCTGCTGTGCCCGCCATTTTTGGACTAAGATTTGCAAGCCTGTCCTGCAGGAGGGGCAGGTCTGCTCGAGGAGGGGGCAGAAAGAGACTGGTCAGGCGCCAGAGATCTTCCAGCGCTGCGACTGCGGCCCTGGACTGTTGTGTCAAAGCCAAGCGGCCAGCCGGCGACAGCACACACGGTTAAGAGTGTGCCAGAAACACAGGTAG